In Kaistella sp. 97-N-M2, the sequence AATCTGTAAATTTTCTCTGTGCAGAATTGTGAAGTTCCCAGATATTGGACGCTACGAAACTCGCTTCATCGGCGTCGGAAAGTGAGCGGTACACTTTTATTTTTTCGCCCTCCTCGTTATCGCTGAAAACATTTTTTTTGAATTGCTGCAGGTTTTTGGAAATCACCACGTTTGCTGCATTAACGATATTTTGGGTGGAACGGTAATTCTGTTCCAGCGACACCGTTTGCGCGTCGGGATAATCTTTTTTAAAATTTAAAATATTCAAAATATTTGCACCACGGAAGGAGTAAATGGATTGGGCATCGTCGCCCACCACACAAATATTTTCAAATTTGGAAGCCAGTGCTTTCACGATTAAATACTGCGAGTGATTCGTATCCTGGTACTCATCCACCAAAATATAGCGAAAACGGTCCTGATATTTGGCCAACACTTCCGGAAACCGCGTGAGAAGTTCGTTGGTTTTTAACAACAAATCATCAAAATCCATAGAGCCATTTCGATAACAGACATCCACATATTTCTGGTAAATCAGTCCGATGTGTTTCATGTTCGCCTTTTCGTCGGCTTCCATCAATTCGGGATTGTTGAAATATGCTTTTACGGTGATAAGATTGTTTTTATAATTTGAAATCCGCGCCTGAACTTTTTTTGGTTTATAAAGATCTGCATCGATATTGAGCTCCTTTAAAACTTTTCTGATCACGTTTAAAGAATCCTGCGAATCATAAATCGTAAAGTTGGACGGAAGTATCCCAAATAGTGCGCCTCACTTCTTAAAATGCGCGCAAAAACGGAGTGAAAAGTTCCCATCCACAGACTTCTGGCTTCACTGTCGCCCACCACTTTGGCGATACGCAATTTCATTTCCTTAGCGGCCTTGTTCGTAAAGGTGAGCGCCAAAATATTAAACGGATCCACAAGATTGGTAATCAAGTGGGCAATCCGCATGGTGAGAACGCGCGTTTTGCCGGAACCGGCGCCGGCAAGAACCATTAATGGTCCTTCCAGTGAGGTTACCGCTTCGTATTGGGCTTCATTTAATCCTTTCAAGTAATCCATAAGTGCAAAAAATTGAGTGGTAAATTTACGGAAATTTTTAGGGATTTTTCCCTCAGAAGAGTGCTTGCGAAAAAAAAGGAAATCATTTGGAAAACTTTGACTTATGGAAAGAATAAGGCATCATTTTTGTAAATGTGACATTTATAATTAAAAAAAACAATAACCAATGTCGGAAAATATACTCTCGCTGGAAGATCTTAAATTTCTGGAAAATCTCCATTCCAAATTTGGTCTGACTTTTTTACGATGTGATGAAAGTGGAATTAGAATTAATGAAGATTCGAAAATCTCAAAGGCGATCGAAAACGAGTCGTTCGACCGTTTATGTTACCTCACAGAAATTACAAAAAAATTAAAATTCAGACTGGATTCTAATTTTCAACTGAATTTTTCGAACCAGTTTAACTGTAAGGTAGATCGTCTTTAAACAATAAAAGACAAAATAAATTTTGGATTTTGTTATAATTTATGCGGTAAGATGATTAAGTTTTTGCACCACTTCGTCGATTTCAAAAGGCTTTGCTATAAAGGCGTCTGCACCCGACTGAATTGCGGTATGCTCTAATCCGCGGCTAGCAGACATCATAATAACCGGAATATTCTTGGTACTATCTTGCGTTTTTAATTTTCGGCAAATGTCTCTTCCATCTTCGCCGGAAAGCCACATATCTAAAAGAATGAGGCAAGGCTTGTCTGATTTTTGTACGTAGCTGAAGATCTCGGAGCCACGTTCGAAGGTGTTGACCTCAAATCCTTCAAAATCGAGCAGTGTGCTCAGGGAATCAAGAATTGCAACATCGTCATCGATTATCGCTATTTTTTTGGAAATCATTTTTTTATTTTACAGTATAAATTTCGGTAAAGAAAAACAGAAAGTTGAACCTTTTCCGAACGTACTGTGAACCCATATTTGGCCTTTTGACCGCTCAATAATCTGCGCGGAAATAAAAAGACCTAAGCCTAGTCCCGGAAAAGTTGTCTGTTCATCACCACTCACGCGGTAATACTGTTCAAATACCTTATCTTTTTTGTCTTCAGGCAAGCCGATTCCGAAATCCTGTACCGAAAAATGAATATCTTCTGAAACGCTTTCACAGCGAACGACGATTTTTTGGGTGTTGGGAGAATACTTTAAAGCATTGGAAATGAAATTCGTAATTACCTGGCTAACACGATCCCTGTCTGCAAAAACCATACCGACCGGAGAGGTGGTAAGCTCGATTTCAAAAGTGGTGGACATTTGTTGCTCCTCCACGGTTTCCAAAACCAATTTCTCAAAGTCAAAAGGCTCTTCATTCAAATAAATTTTTCCCGAATTAATTTTGGTAACATCTAGAAGATCTCCAATCAGCGAGGTGAGTTTAACAATCTGGATGTCCATCTTTTTTGCAAAATCTGCATTTTTTTCGTCACCGGTTTTCCGCAGCATCCGTTCCAAAACCTGGGCGTACAATTTGAGGGAAGTTAGCGGCGTTTTCAGTTCATGGCTGGCAATTCCGAGAAAAGTATCTTTTTGTGCGGCCAAAATTTTGAATTCGTTGATATTTGTACTGGTCCCAATCCAGTGGTTAAGTTCCCCATCCTCATCCAGCACGGGAGTTGCGCGGTTTAAAAACCAAACATATTGCTTGGTTTGTTGGTCCTGATATCTGCATTCTAACTCAAAAACCTTTTTTTCCTCACCCGCGGTAATCCACATTTTTTGCAGATGCCGCAGATCTTCGGGATATACGATCTTCGAAAAGTCGAATGTTGCCATCTCCTCCATGGGAATGTTGAGGAATTTCAACATGTTTTCATTGTAATAAATAAGGTGCCCCTCAGCATCGGTGGTCCAAACAATCTGGGGCATCGCCTCGGCAAGATCCCGGTATTTTTTTACACTTTTCTCCTCTTTCAACCGTTCCATAACCAATTCTGTAACATTTACAGCCACATTTAAGATGGCGTAAATATCACCGTTTGCGTCGCGGATCGGCCTGTAAGAAAAATTAAAATAGTAAGTCTGAAGTTTGCCGTCGACAATCAAATTAACTTTATCTTCTTTTGCCAGGTAGGGACTGCCGGTTTTGTAAATATTTTTAAGGATTTGAATAAAAGGTTGA encodes:
- a CDS encoding ATP-binding protein, whose translation is MEKFLNNPIAVESLTSLFSQAPVGLAILMGKDLVIENANKQVLNFWQRGPEIIGLPILEALPEIATQGFPAILNGVLETGIIYKGSKVKALLEQDGKLEAHYFDFIYAPVYKLNQIIGVSIVATEVTDQVLNEKKLRDSELRFKELMEISDYSTAIYKGEDLTIEFANDQMLKSWGKSKEVIGLTLEKALPELKGQPFIQILKNIYKTGSPYLAKEDKVNLIVDGKLQTYYFNFSYRPIRDANGDIYAILNVAVNVTELVMERLKEEKSVKKYRDLAEAMPQIVWTTDAEGHLIYYNENMLKFLNIPMEEMATFDFSKIVYPEDLRHLQKMWITAGEEKKVFELECRYQDQQTKQYVWFLNRATPVLDEDGELNHWIGTSTNINEFKILAAQKDTFLGIASHELKTPLTSLKLYAQVLERMLRKTGDEKNADFAKKMDIQIVKLTSLIGDLLDVTKINSGKIYLNEEPFDFEKLVLETVEEQQMSTTFEIELTTSPVGMVFADRDRVSQVITNFISNALKYSPNTQKIVVRCESVSEDIHFSVQDFGIGLPEDKKDKVFEQYYRVSGDEQTTFPGLGLGLFISAQIIERSKGQIWVHSTFGKGSTFCFSLPKFIL
- a CDS encoding PleD family two-component system response regulator — protein: MISKKIAIIDDDVAILDSLSTLLDFEGFEVNTFERGSEIFSYVQKSDKPCLILLDMWLSGEDGRDICRKLKTQDSTKNIPVIMMSASRGLEHTAIQSGADAFIAKPFEIDEVVQKLNHLTA